The following proteins are co-located in the Vigna unguiculata cultivar IT97K-499-35 chromosome 9, ASM411807v1, whole genome shotgun sequence genome:
- the LOC114196142 gene encoding ER membrane protein complex subunit 7 homolog yields MASTRSLILFLLIQFCFSLLPFSFAQSPATGSTEGYTIYGRVKIPSVGTKEYILPGKISNVKVILNGGQRVTFLRPDGYFSFHNVPAGTHLIEVAAIGYFFSPVRVDISARHHGKIQAALTENRRGLSEFVLEPLRDEQYYEVREPFSIMSVVKSPMGLMVGFMLIVVFLMPKLMENMDPEEMRRAQEEMRNQGVPSLASLLPGAARSN; encoded by the exons ATGGCCTCCACCAGATCACTCattctttttctattaattCAATTCTGCTTCTCACTTCTACCCTTCTCATTCGCCCAATCCCCTGCCACGGG GTCCACCGAAGGTTATACTATTTATGGTCGAGTGAAGATCCCCA GTGTGGGAACAAAAGAATATATTCTTCCAGGAAAAATTTCAAACGTCAAAGTCATACTCAATGGTGGTCAAAGAGTTACTTTTCTGAGGCCTGATGGATATTTCTCATT CCACAATGTTCCTGCAGGGACACATCTAATTGAAGTAGCTGCAATAGGTTATTTCTTTTCTCCG GTACGAGTTGATATAAGTGCTAGACACCATGGCAAAATTCAGGCGGCACTGACAGAGAATAGGAGGGGACTTAGTGAGTTTGTCTTAGAGCCATTAAGGGATGAACAATATTACGAG GTTAGGGAGCCATTCTCCATTATGTCCGTTGTGAAAAGTCCAATGGGTCTGATGGTTGGATTTATGCTAATTGTTGTCTTCCTCATGCCCAAATTGATGGAGAACATGG ATCCAGAAGAAATGAGGCGTGCACAAGAAGAAATGAGAAATCAAGGAGTTCCATCGTTAGCAAGCTTGTTACCCGGTGCCGCAAGAAGCAACTAG